The following coding sequences lie in one Chionomys nivalis chromosome 8, mChiNiv1.1, whole genome shotgun sequence genomic window:
- the LOC130880475 gene encoding 40S ribosomal protein S2-like → MADDAGAAGGPRGPGGPGLGCRGGFRGGFGSGLRGRGPGRGRGRGRGRGARGGKAEDKEGIPVTKLGRLVKDMKIKSLEEIYLFSLPIKESEIIGFFLGASLKDEVLKIMPVQKQTRAGQRTRFKAFIAIGDYNGHVGLGVKCSKEVATAIRGAIILAKLSIVPVRRGYWGNKIGKPHTVPCKVTGRCGSVLVRLIPAPRGTGIVSAPVPKKLLLMAGIDDCYTSATASLGNFAKASFDAISKTYSYLTPDLWKETVFTKSPHQEFTDHLVKTHTRVSVQRTQAPAVATT, encoded by the coding sequence ATGGCGGATGACGCCGGTGCAGCGGGAGGGCCCAGAGGACCCGGGGGCCCAGGATTAGGATGCCGTGGCGGCTTCCGCGGAGGATTCGGCAGCGGTCTGAGGGGCCGTGGCCCTGGTCGAGGCCGTGGCCGAGGACGAGGCCGCGGGGCTCGCGGAGGTAAAGCTGAAGACAAGGAGGGGATTCCGGTCACCAAGCTGGGCCGCCTGGttaaggacatgaaaatcaagtccctagaggagatctacctgttctccctgcccattaAGGAGTCTGAGATTATTGGCTTTTTCCTGGGAGCTTCCCTAAAGGATGAGGTTCTGAAGATCATGCCCGTGCAGAAGCAGACTAGGGCAGGCCAGCggaccaggttcaaggctttCATCGCTATTGGGGATTACAATGGTCACGTAGGTCTCGGTGTCAAGTGCTCCAAGGAGGTAGCCACTGCCATCCGAGGGGCCATCATCTTGgccaagctttccattgtccctgtgcGGAGAGGCTACTGGGGGAACAAGATTGGCAAGCCCCACACTGTTCCGTGCAAAGTGACAGGCCGCTGTGGGTCTGTGCTGGTGcgtctcatccctgcccccagaggcactggcatagtctccgctcctgtgcccaagaagctgCTGCTGATGGCTGGCATTGATGACTGCTACACATCAGCCACTGCCTccctgggcaactttgccaaggcttcctttgatgccatctctaagacctacagctacctgacccccgacctctggaaagagactgtgttcaccaagtctcctcatcaggaattcactgaccatcttgtgaaaacccacaccagagtctctgttcagaggacccaggctccagctgtggccaccacataa